A genome region from Populus alba chromosome 3, ASM523922v2, whole genome shotgun sequence includes the following:
- the LOC118038012 gene encoding GDSL esterase/lipase 5-like — protein MAKISQHFLYAFLLHAVLISARCQATSEHPKKHVVPFFIFGDSILDAGNNNYINTTTLDQANFWPYGETFFKFPTGRFSDGRLAPDFIAKYANLPFIPPFLQPGIDQYYYGVNFASAGAGALVETFKGEVIGLRTQLRYYKKVEKWLRHRLGNDEAKMTISKAVYLFGIGSNDYMSPFLTNSTVLKAYTNSKYVGMVIGNLTTVIKEIYKLGGRKFAFINVPPLGCLPTFRNRNGSCRKETSLLSALHNKALSKLLRELEKQLKGFKLSHFDLNSFLEQRINHPSQFGFKQGKSACCGTGPFRGVFSCGGKRIVKKFELCENPNEYVFWDSFHVTEKTNRQLADQMWGGGVGHPHVLGPYNLMNLFQTET, from the exons ATGGCGAAGATAAGTCAACACTTCTTGTATGCTTTTCTTCTTCACGCGGTCCTCATTTCAGCAAGATGCCAAGCAACATCCGAGCATCCAAAGAAACATGTTGTTCCCTTCTTCATCTTCGGTGATTCGATTTTAGATGCCGGCAACAACAACTATATCAACACCACAACTCTTGACCAAGCAAATTTCTGGCCTTATGGAGAAACCTTCTTCAAGTTCCCCACCGGTCGTTTCTCTGACGGTCGTCTGGCACCGGATTTTATTG CTAAATATGCAAATCTTCCGTTTATCCCACCTTTTCTACAACCTGGCATCGATCAATATTACTATGGAGTCAATTTTGCATCTGCCGGAGCCGGTGCTTTAGTTGAAACATTTAAAGGGGAG gtGATTGGTCTTAGAACACAGTTGAGATACTACAAGAAGGTGGAGAAGTGGTTGAGACACAGGCTAGGCAATGATGAAGCCAAGATGACAATATCAAAAGCTGTATACTTGTTTGGCATTGGAAGCAATGATTACATGAGCCCTTTCTTGACCAATTCCACCGTTCTAAAGGCATACACAAACTCCAAATACGTTGGGATGGTCATCGGCAACTTGACAACAGTGATTAAA GAGATATACAAGTTAGGGGGCAGAAAATTTGCATTTATCAATGTCCCACCACTGGGCTGTCTGCCCACATTCAGGAATCGCAACGGTAGCTGCCGGAAAGAAACATCACTGCTTTCAGCGTTACACAACAAAGCTCTGTCCAAGCTCCTCCGAGAACTGGAGAAGCAATTGAAGGGTTTCAAACTCTCACACTTTGACCTCAACAGCTTTCTTGAACAAAGAATCAATCATCCTTCTCAATTCG GTTTCAAGCAAGGGAAATCAGCATGCTGTGGAACTGGGCCGTTTCGAGGAGTTTTTAGCTGTGGAGGAAAGAGAATAGTGAAGAAGTTCGAGTTATGTGAAAATCCTAATGAATATGTGTTTTGGGACTCTTTTCATGTCACTGAAAAGACTAACAGACAACTGGCAGATCAAATGTGGGGTGGAGGGGTTGGCCACCCTCATGTTCTTGGGCCTTATAATCTAATGAATCTATTCCAAACAGAAACTTAG
- the LOC118038011 gene encoding GDSL esterase/lipase 1-like, translated as MSNSSMSSLHLLLVYTSLVIPSSCYSQRPSSPSDHVAMFIFGDSLFDAGNNNYLKSAIGRADFWPYGETFFNHPSGRFSDGRIIPDFIAEYLNLPLIPPYLQPGNHRYLAGVNFASAGAGALAETHKGFVIDLKTQLSYFRKVKQQLREERGDTETTTFLSKAIYLFSIGSNDYVERFSTNFSAFHSSSKKDYVGMVVGNLTAVVKEIYKNGGRRFGFLNVEPMGCSPYARAALQNSTCGCVDELTVLAKLHNRALTKALEALMGQLKGFKYSNFDFHASLSERINNPSKYGFKEGKVACCGSGPYRGILSCGGKRTIKEYQLCDDASEHLFFDGSHPTEKANYQFAKLMWKGSPSVTGPCNLQTLVQE; from the exons ATGTCTAATTCATCAATGTCCAGTCTTCATTTGTTGCTCGTATACACGAGCCTTGTCATCCCTTCAAGTTGCTATAGTCAGCGTCCATCGTCTCCAAGTGACCATGTAGCTATGTTCATCTTTGGAGATTCACTGTTTGATGCTGGTAACAACAACTACCTAAAGAGTGCTATTGGACGAGCAGATTTCTGGCCATACGGTGAGACATTCTTTAACCATCCTTCTGGGAGATTTTCCGATGGTAGAATAATTCCTGACTTTATCG CTGAGTATCTGAACTTGCCATTAATTCCACCGTATCTACAACCTGGCAACCATCGGTATCTAGCTGGGGTCAACTTTGCATCAGCAGGAGCTGGTGCTTTGGCAGAAACTCACAAGGGATTT GTAATAGACCTTAAAACTCAGCTAAGTTATTTCAGGAAAGTGAAGCAGCAGCTCAGAGAAGAAAGAGGCGACACAGAAACTACGACGTTTTTGTCTAAAGCTATTTACTTGTTCAGCATAGGAAGCAATGACTACGTAGAACGTTTCTCCACAAACTTCAGTGCATTTCATTCCTCCTCCAAAAAAGATTATGTTGGGATGGTAGTTGGTAACCTGACAGCTGTTGTCAAG GAAATATACAAGAACGGAGGAAGGAGATTTGGATTCCTAAATGTGGAGCCTATGGGTTGTTCTCCATACGCGAGAGCAGCTCTACAAAACAGCACTTGTGGTTGCGTAGATGAACTTACAGTGCTAGCTAAACTACACAACAGAGCACTGACTAAAGCCCTGGAAGCGCTTATGGGGCAGCTAAAAGGATTCAAGTATTCAAACTTTGATTTCCATGCCTCTCTAAGTGAAAGAATCAACAATCCTTCAAAATATG GTTTCAAGGAGGGTAAAGTGGCATGTTGTGGCTCTGGTCCGTACAGAGGAATCCTGAGCTGTGGTGGAAAGAGAACGATAAAAGAGTACCAATTGTGTGACGATGCTAGCGAGCATTTATTCTTTGATGGTTCTCATCCAACCGAAAAGGCAAACTATCAATTTGCAAAATTAATGTGGAAGGGAAGTCCTTCTGTCACCGGCCCTTGCAATCTTCAAACATTAGTTCAGGAATAG